A genomic stretch from Natronogracilivirga saccharolytica includes:
- a CDS encoding CcmD family protein, which translates to MTVLIHLLFVLAFTVSDTLSAAYGDTWEGVQDPEYGNVFMQAMASNNLIFVVLGVSLIIWFVLVAYLIRLEKKLERLEEKQSRQNS; encoded by the coding sequence ATGACCGTTCTGATACATCTGTTATTCGTCCTCGCATTCACGGTATCCGACACACTCTCTGCCGCCTACGGCGATACGTGGGAAGGAGTTCAGGATCCCGAATACGGGAATGTTTTCATGCAGGCAATGGCATCAAACAATCTTATATTTGTAGTACTTGGAGTCAGCCTTATAATCTGGTTTGTTCTTGTGGCCTACCTGATACGGCTCGAGAAGAAACTTGAGCGGCTTGAGGAAAAGCAGTCCAGGCAGAATTCGTGA
- the ilvN gene encoding acetolactate synthase small subunit: protein MEAAVTKQKKHTISMKVNHNFNALARIAGLFTGRGFNIDSISIGEAEEEKMASCTITTHGDERIIDQIILQLDKLVDVVSVEDLTFLPHVERELALIKVVSTKEKQSEIIQVANVFRAKVIDISPESLTVEITGRKDKVDAAIGMFEPFGIRQVARTGTVAMKREYQPKE from the coding sequence ATGGAAGCAGCAGTAACCAAACAGAAAAAGCACACCATCTCCATGAAGGTGAATCACAACTTCAATGCGCTGGCCCGCATTGCCGGATTGTTTACCGGACGGGGATTCAACATCGACAGCATCAGCATCGGCGAAGCCGAAGAAGAAAAAATGGCCAGCTGCACCATCACCACGCACGGCGACGAGCGGATCATCGATCAGATCATCCTGCAGCTCGACAAACTGGTGGATGTGGTCAGTGTGGAAGATCTGACATTCCTGCCTCATGTGGAACGCGAGCTGGCTCTGATCAAAGTGGTGTCGACGAAGGAAAAACAGTCTGAAATCATTCAGGTGGCCAATGTTTTTCGCGCCAAGGTGATCGATATCAGTCCGGAAAGTCTGACGGTCGAAATTACCGGACGCAAAGACAAGGTCGATGCAGCCATCGGCATGTTCGAGCCGTTCGGAATACGGCAGGTTGCCCGGACCGGAACGGTTGCCATGAAACGCGAATATCAGCCTAAAGAATGA
- the ilvD gene encoding dihydroxy-acid dehydratase, with translation MELNKYSSRLTQVRSQVGSRAMLYATGLKEEDFDKPQIGIASMGWDGNPCNMHLNELAELVKNGVVDASMIGYVFHTIGVSDGISMGTTGMKYSLQSRDIIADSIETVAAAQWYDGVIALPGCDKNMPGSVMAMARLNRPSIMVYGGTIRPGNFHSNKLDIVSAFEAWGQYVTKKIDEDELDDVLKHACPGAGACGGMYTANTMASAIETIGLSLPYSSSIPATSDDKREECVRAGAAMKTLLEKELTPDKILTRKAFENAITVVIALGGSTNAVLHLLAMAHSAGVELDIDDFQRFSDKTPFLADLKPSGKFVMEDLYDVGGVPAVQKLLLKEGFLHGDCLTVTGKTMEENLEELPGLKEGQTIISPVSEPIKKTGHLSILYGNLAEEGAVAKITGKEGTHFKGTARVFNSEEESLQGISDGKVQSGDVVIIRYEGPKGGPGMREMLSVTSAIMGAGLGNDVALITDGRFSGGTHGFVVGHITPEAQTGGLIALVEDGDTVSIDAVENRIEVDISDAEIARRRKNWNPPAYKAKRGALFKYIRNVSSASQGCVTDA, from the coding sequence ATGGAATTGAATAAATACAGCAGTCGACTGACCCAGGTACGCTCACAGGTCGGCTCCAGGGCCATGCTTTACGCAACCGGCCTGAAGGAGGAGGATTTTGACAAGCCGCAAATTGGCATAGCCAGCATGGGATGGGATGGAAATCCGTGCAACATGCACCTCAACGAACTGGCTGAACTGGTGAAAAACGGGGTTGTCGATGCCTCTATGATCGGATATGTATTTCACACGATCGGAGTGAGCGACGGCATATCCATGGGTACTACCGGCATGAAGTATTCCCTCCAGTCTCGTGATATCATCGCTGATTCCATCGAAACAGTCGCAGCAGCACAGTGGTATGACGGAGTGATCGCCCTGCCGGGATGCGACAAGAACATGCCGGGATCGGTAATGGCAATGGCCCGGCTCAACCGGCCGTCAATTATGGTTTATGGCGGGACCATCCGCCCGGGTAATTTCCACAGCAACAAACTCGATATCGTTTCGGCGTTTGAAGCCTGGGGACAGTATGTCACAAAGAAAATCGACGAAGATGAACTGGATGATGTGCTGAAGCATGCCTGTCCGGGTGCCGGCGCCTGCGGCGGCATGTACACGGCCAATACCATGGCATCGGCCATCGAGACCATCGGACTGAGTCTTCCCTACAGCTCTTCCATACCCGCAACATCCGACGACAAGCGCGAAGAGTGCGTGCGTGCCGGTGCCGCCATGAAGACTCTGCTGGAGAAAGAGCTCACGCCGGACAAGATCCTGACCCGGAAAGCCTTCGAAAACGCCATCACCGTGGTAATCGCGCTGGGCGGGTCGACCAATGCCGTGCTTCATCTGCTGGCCATGGCGCACTCGGCAGGTGTGGAACTTGATATTGATGACTTCCAGCGTTTTTCAGACAAAACACCATTTCTGGCCGATCTGAAACCAAGCGGTAAATTTGTGATGGAAGATCTGTACGATGTCGGAGGAGTGCCGGCCGTCCAGAAATTGCTTTTGAAAGAAGGTTTCCTGCACGGTGACTGCCTGACGGTAACCGGAAAAACAATGGAAGAAAACCTGGAAGAACTGCCAGGCCTGAAAGAGGGGCAAACGATCATTTCACCGGTCTCCGAACCCATCAAAAAGACGGGGCATCTTTCCATTCTGTACGGAAACCTTGCCGAAGAAGGTGCTGTTGCAAAAATTACCGGAAAGGAGGGGACTCACTTCAAGGGAACGGCCCGCGTATTCAACTCAGAGGAGGAGTCGCTGCAGGGCATATCGGATGGAAAAGTGCAGTCGGGCGATGTGGTGATTATCCGTTATGAAGGTCCCAAAGGCGGACCGGGCATGAGGGAAATGCTCTCGGTGACATCAGCCATCATGGGTGCCGGACTCGGCAATGATGTTGCTCTGATCACGGACGGCAGATTTTCAGGTGGTACTCATGGATTTGTGGTCGGTCATATCACACCCGAGGCCCAGACAGGCGGACTGATCGCACTGGTTGAGGATGGTGACACCGTCAGCATCGATGCCGTTGAAAACCGGATTGAAGTGGACATATCCGATGCGGAAATTGCCCGGCGCAGGAAGAACTGGAACCCGCCTGCTTACAAAGCGAAGCGGGGAGCCTTGTTCAAATATATCCGTAATGTTTCTTCGGCGTCGCAGGGATGTGTGACGGACGCCTGA
- a CDS encoding cytochrome c maturation protein CcmE, whose amino-acid sequence MRPRLVFGIIGIIGFTSLVMFNFSQSISSYVDFEQASQMNGDRIHVVGIWDDSKPASFSTETMTFNFYMKDESGNSRRVTYPRPKPNNFEQADQIVVIGEMRGDTFVSNDMLVKCPSKYNDAVSPELSELQ is encoded by the coding sequence ATGCGTCCTCGTCTTGTTTTCGGAATTATCGGCATCATCGGGTTTACATCGCTGGTGATGTTCAACTTCAGTCAAAGCATCTCTTCTTATGTTGATTTTGAGCAGGCGTCTCAGATGAACGGTGACCGGATTCACGTGGTCGGTATCTGGGATGACTCCAAACCGGCGTCGTTCTCTACCGAAACCATGACGTTCAACTTTTACATGAAAGATGAGTCGGGGAACTCACGGCGCGTTACCTATCCGCGGCCCAAACCCAACAATTTTGAACAGGCTGATCAGATCGTAGTTATTGGCGAAATGCGCGGCGATACTTTTGTATCCAATGACATGCTCGTCAAGTGCCCTTCCAAATACAATGACGCTGTCAGTCCCGAACTTTCTGAACTTCAGTAG
- a CDS encoding cytochrome c biogenesis protein, with protein MPKISVWKYILIVWMTAVLTAGFLMPVPDIPILHETSRNLFFHVPMWFAMTVVFAGGLIFSIRYLASNNMRMDALAESATMIGILFGICGLLTGSLWARFTWGTWWTFAEPKMNLSAMALMIYVAYFILRSAFDDPEKRAKTAAVYNIFAATTVPFLLYVIPRQLPSLHPGADGNPAFSDLTAPELRLVFYPAVLGFIGLAIWIIQLRYRYLMLESHDGSFENPPNPEKSAE; from the coding sequence ATGCCAAAAATTTCTGTCTGGAAGTATATACTTATTGTCTGGATGACAGCCGTGCTCACGGCGGGATTTCTGATGCCCGTTCCTGACATCCCCATCCTCCATGAGACCTCCCGAAACCTGTTTTTCCATGTGCCCATGTGGTTTGCGATGACTGTGGTGTTTGCCGGGGGACTCATTTTCAGTATCCGGTATCTGGCAAGCAATAATATGCGGATGGACGCCCTTGCCGAATCTGCAACGATGATCGGAATTCTTTTCGGAATTTGCGGACTGCTGACCGGCTCATTGTGGGCGCGATTCACCTGGGGCACCTGGTGGACATTCGCAGAACCGAAAATGAATTTGTCAGCCATGGCCCTGATGATATATGTGGCCTATTTTATATTGAGATCTGCATTTGATGATCCGGAAAAGCGGGCCAAAACGGCCGCCGTCTACAACATTTTTGCTGCTACTACGGTGCCTTTTTTGCTTTATGTCATTCCCCGTCAGCTTCCCAGTCTTCATCCCGGTGCTGACGGAAATCCGGCATTCAGCGATCTGACGGCGCCTGAACTTCGCCTTGTTTTCTATCCGGCCGTACTGGGCTTCATCGGCCTGGCAATCTGGATCATCCAGCTGCGCTACCGCTATCTGATGCTGGAATCACATGACGGCAGTTTTGAAAATCCTCCGAATCCGGAAAAATCTGCGGAATAA
- the ilvB gene encoding biosynthetic-type acetolactate synthase large subunit, producing MSGGEILIQSLLDQGVDTIFGYPGGVVLGVYDILFKTPELRHILVRHEQGGTHAADGYARATGKPGVILATSGPGATNTVTGITNAMMDSIPMVVLTGQVPSTLIGNDAFQEADIIGMTRPVTKHSFLVKKTEDLADAIRDAFYIATSGRPGPVLIDLPKDMLFTEAEYEARKPQVSLRGYKPQTEAASEQIRKAAELIAVAEKPLLYVGGGAISSDAHKEVTEMARKCNIPVTTTLMGLGAFPESDPLSLGMLGMHGTWYANMAIQKCDVLIAVGARFDDRVTGRVDGFSPHSRKIHIDIDPSCINKNVHAEVPVIGDVKQVLGELIGQVDRVDTTEWLQTIDKWREEHPLRYEPRNKEIAPQYMIQEISGVTEGEAIISTDVGQHQMWAAQYYKFNHPKSWLSSGGLGTMGFGFPAALGAAVAQPGREVWCVTGDGGFQMTSMELATAVAYNIPVKIAIMNNGYLGMVRQWQEMFYGGRYSHSFLEESNPDFVKMAETYGAVGMRAKTTDELAEVLEKAHAIKDRPVVMDIWVSKEECVYPMIPPGKAVDELVDTPWPVQPKNKK from the coding sequence ATGAGCGGCGGTGAAATCCTGATTCAGTCCCTGCTTGACCAGGGCGTGGACACCATATTCGGATATCCCGGAGGTGTGGTCCTGGGCGTATACGATATCCTTTTCAAAACTCCGGAGCTGCGCCACATTCTTGTACGGCACGAACAGGGTGGTACTCATGCCGCTGACGGATATGCCCGGGCAACCGGCAAGCCGGGCGTGATCCTGGCAACATCCGGACCCGGAGCGACCAACACGGTCACGGGTATTACCAATGCCATGATGGACTCCATCCCCATGGTGGTACTGACCGGCCAGGTCCCCTCTACCCTCATCGGCAACGACGCTTTTCAGGAAGCTGATATCATAGGAATGACCCGTCCGGTGACCAAGCACAGTTTTCTTGTCAAAAAGACCGAAGACCTGGCCGACGCGATACGCGATGCGTTTTATATTGCCACTTCCGGCCGGCCCGGACCTGTTTTGATCGACCTCCCCAAGGATATGCTTTTCACCGAGGCTGAGTACGAGGCCCGGAAACCCCAGGTTTCCCTCCGCGGCTACAAGCCCCAAACCGAAGCCGCCTCGGAGCAGATCCGCAAGGCAGCAGAACTGATCGCTGTCGCCGAAAAGCCGCTGCTCTATGTCGGCGGAGGTGCCATCTCCAGTGATGCCCATAAAGAAGTCACTGAAATGGCCAGGAAATGCAATATCCCGGTTACCACTACCCTGATGGGACTCGGCGCTTTCCCTGAATCGGACCCCTTGTCGCTCGGAATGCTGGGCATGCACGGAACCTGGTACGCCAACATGGCCATCCAGAAATGTGATGTCCTCATCGCCGTAGGTGCACGTTTCGATGACCGCGTAACCGGACGTGTGGACGGATTCTCACCTCACTCGCGGAAAATCCACATCGACATCGACCCATCCTGTATCAACAAGAACGTCCATGCCGAAGTACCGGTGATCGGCGATGTCAAGCAGGTGCTCGGCGAGCTGATCGGACAGGTGGACCGCGTGGATACGACCGAATGGCTGCAGACCATCGACAAATGGCGCGAAGAACATCCGCTCCGATACGAGCCCCGCAACAAGGAAATCGCCCCGCAGTACATGATCCAGGAGATTTCCGGGGTAACCGAAGGTGAGGCCATCATCTCCACCGATGTGGGTCAGCATCAGATGTGGGCGGCACAATACTACAAATTCAATCATCCCAAGTCATGGTTGTCCTCAGGCGGCCTCGGTACCATGGGATTCGGATTTCCCGCTGCCCTCGGCGCTGCCGTAGCACAGCCCGGCCGCGAAGTATGGTGCGTCACCGGTGACGGCGGCTTCCAGATGACATCCATGGAGCTGGCAACAGCCGTGGCCTACAACATCCCGGTCAAAATTGCCATCATGAACAATGGTTACCTCGGCATGGTGCGGCAATGGCAGGAAATGTTCTATGGCGGACGATATTCCCACTCCTTCCTCGAGGAAAGCAACCCCGATTTCGTAAAAATGGCCGAAACGTACGGTGCCGTCGGCATGAGGGCAAAAACGACTGATGAACTTGCCGAAGTGCTCGAAAAAGCCCATGCCATCAAGGACCGCCCCGTTGTCATGGATATCTGGGTGAGCAAGGAAGAGTGCGTGTATCCCATGATCCCGCCGGGAAAGGCCGTGGATGAACTGGTAGACACCCCCTGGCCCGTCCAACCCAAAAACAAGAAATAA
- a CDS encoding heme lyase CcmF/NrfE family subunit, with product MIGILGQATLSLAFVSSILATWFYYVAARNGRENSESIANAIFFLKGAFTFFASGLLVYLIFTHQFQYYYVYNYTSTDLQNVYLWAAFYSGQEGSLLLWILSSFLVGLAIIRWATPTYRAPVMFFMTLTQVFLLSMVSGFPIPGWGDLGASPFRTLASEMPDAQVFRNNPDFVPSEGSGLNDLLRSPWIIIHPPVIFLGFAMMTVPYAFALSSLWKRKYHEWIHAALPWTLGASLCLLTAIFLGGYWAYVTLSFGGYWAWDPVENASLVPWIFGLAGIHAMLIQKKHASSHKASIIFAILAYVTVVYQTFLTRSGILGDSSVHSFVDLGLYNHLLLFMLVVAAIGVGMLAYRYRDLPKPGKESPFLSREFMMFAGAMVLFLAGLVIILGTSSPVLGRLFVDNPTPPDQTFYNNWTLPFGILIGLMTVITQMLWWKRHDAESLASALIVPTLIASVVTITAVILSDMSNLAYMIYLFAGIFAIAGNGKVMLQLIWKNPRRVGGTFTHIGFAVMMIGFLGSAFDRPMVDAQTREYNRAVAAGQVTDDDGFRVNQEIEFVELEKGKPKLIDGRYMVTFKGAEITEHNRPGEQEYEVLFEDVDSGESFVMKPSVYPMLSNSSPGAVEWTVDVDVRGGWLSDIFMYVAGSYLVDQEIERMAQENPDQHQSIDQLGPEMAEHDPDESTVRIPRGGTVEIGEYTLNFRDYIYIDEDELPEGSIIGVKADIVFVHRETGETHELQPEYVLTSDGESQYAVNPPEELGIADGSIRFLEVLPESDEIEIELTGVEGAPEREWILLAAEHKLMISVVWLGTFLLMIGFSISIIYRWADQKKREQQDKRDREQASGDDDKAESEFEAEAEAEAESEDRSGKPVEPSLSDPDGEQNDKANSSSGNGQPEEDNIIDDRSSKNK from the coding sequence ATGATTGGAATTCTCGGCCAAGCCACTCTTTCCCTCGCATTTGTCAGCTCCATCCTTGCCACCTGGTTTTACTACGTCGCCGCGCGTAACGGCAGGGAAAACAGCGAATCGATTGCCAATGCCATTTTCTTTCTGAAAGGGGCGTTTACGTTTTTTGCTTCCGGACTGCTGGTCTATCTCATTTTCACCCATCAGTTCCAGTACTATTACGTCTACAATTATACCAGTACCGACCTGCAGAATGTCTATCTCTGGGCAGCATTTTACAGCGGACAGGAAGGCAGCCTGTTGTTGTGGATTCTGTCATCCTTTCTGGTCGGACTTGCCATCATCCGCTGGGCCACACCGACCTACCGTGCCCCGGTTATGTTTTTCATGACTCTGACGCAGGTATTTCTGTTGTCTATGGTTTCGGGATTTCCGATTCCCGGATGGGGAGACCTCGGGGCATCACCTTTCCGAACCCTGGCATCCGAAATGCCCGACGCCCAGGTATTCCGCAACAATCCCGATTTTGTGCCATCCGAAGGGAGCGGCCTCAATGATTTGCTTCGCAGTCCCTGGATCATCATCCACCCGCCGGTGATTTTTCTCGGATTTGCGATGATGACCGTACCCTATGCTTTTGCACTGTCCAGTCTCTGGAAACGCAAGTACCATGAGTGGATTCACGCAGCGCTGCCCTGGACCCTGGGTGCCAGCCTCTGCCTGCTAACGGCCATTTTCCTGGGCGGATACTGGGCATACGTCACACTTTCATTCGGAGGCTACTGGGCATGGGACCCGGTCGAAAACGCCTCACTGGTCCCGTGGATATTCGGACTCGCCGGAATCCACGCCATGCTGATCCAGAAAAAACACGCCAGTTCACACAAGGCGTCCATCATTTTTGCCATACTGGCTTACGTGACAGTAGTATATCAGACCTTTCTGACACGATCGGGCATTCTTGGCGATTCATCCGTGCACAGTTTTGTTGATCTCGGCCTGTATAACCACCTGTTGCTCTTCATGCTCGTTGTTGCGGCGATTGGTGTCGGCATGCTGGCATACCGCTACCGCGATCTGCCGAAACCCGGGAAAGAATCACCGTTCCTCAGCCGCGAATTCATGATGTTTGCCGGTGCGATGGTGTTGTTCCTCGCAGGGCTGGTCATCATACTGGGAACCAGCTCACCTGTTCTTGGACGCCTTTTTGTAGACAATCCCACACCGCCGGACCAGACGTTTTACAATAACTGGACGCTGCCATTCGGCATACTCATCGGTCTGATGACCGTTATTACCCAGATGCTCTGGTGGAAACGCCATGATGCCGAATCGCTGGCCTCAGCGCTGATTGTCCCGACACTCATTGCCTCGGTTGTGACCATTACGGCTGTCATTTTGTCGGATATGTCCAACCTGGCCTACATGATCTACCTGTTTGCCGGTATCTTTGCCATTGCCGGAAACGGGAAAGTTATGCTGCAGCTCATTTGGAAAAATCCCCGGCGGGTCGGCGGAACGTTCACTCATATCGGCTTTGCGGTAATGATGATCGGCTTCCTGGGATCGGCATTTGACCGGCCCATGGTCGATGCCCAGACCCGTGAATATAACCGGGCCGTCGCTGCCGGACAGGTGACTGATGATGACGGATTTCGTGTGAATCAGGAGATCGAGTTCGTTGAGTTGGAGAAAGGCAAGCCGAAGCTTATTGACGGACGTTACATGGTTACGTTCAAGGGTGCCGAGATCACAGAGCACAACCGGCCCGGCGAGCAGGAGTATGAGGTGCTTTTTGAAGATGTGGATTCGGGTGAATCCTTTGTGATGAAGCCATCCGTCTATCCGATGCTGTCGAATTCATCGCCGGGAGCTGTAGAGTGGACGGTAGATGTGGATGTGCGCGGCGGCTGGTTATCTGATATTTTCATGTATGTAGCCGGGTCGTATCTGGTAGATCAGGAAATAGAACGCATGGCGCAGGAAAACCCTGATCAGCATCAGTCCATCGATCAGCTGGGTCCGGAAATGGCAGAGCATGATCCCGACGAATCCACGGTACGTATCCCGCGCGGCGGCACGGTAGAGATCGGAGAGTACACCCTGAACTTCAGGGATTACATTTATATTGATGAGGATGAGCTGCCAGAAGGAAGCATCATCGGTGTCAAGGCCGACATTGTCTTCGTGCACCGTGAAACCGGCGAGACTCATGAACTTCAGCCTGAGTATGTCCTCACATCGGACGGTGAGTCACAGTATGCCGTAAACCCGCCTGAGGAGCTTGGAATAGCTGACGGATCCATCCGCTTTCTCGAAGTTCTTCCCGAAAGCGATGAAATTGAAATCGAACTGACAGGCGTTGAGGGTGCTCCGGAACGGGAATGGATCCTGCTTGCGGCAGAGCACAAGCTGATGATATCGGTAGTCTGGCTTGGAACATTTTTGTTGATGATCGGTTTCAGTATCTCTATTATATATCGCTGGGCTGATCAGAAGAAACGGGAACAGCAGGATAAACGCGACAGGGAACAGGCATCCGGGGATGATGATAAAGCCGAATCCGAATTTGAAGCTGAAGCTGAAGCTGAAGCTGAATCTGAAGATCGGTCCGGTAAGCCGGTTGAGCCGTCTCTTAGTGATCCGGATGGTGAGCAGAATGACAAGGCGAACAGCTCATCCGGAAATGGTCAGCCGGAAGAAGACAATATTATTGATGATAGATCCTCAAAAAATAAATAA